A portion of the Pseudomonas synxantha BG33R genome contains these proteins:
- a CDS encoding carbohydrate ABC transporter permease, whose product MNKVQNNKAWWLVLPVFLLVAFSAVIPMMTVVNYSVQDIFDQSSRYFVGADWYKQVLLDPRLHDSLLRQFIYSACVLLIEIPLGIAIALTMPTKGRWSSLVLIILAIPLLIPWNVVGTIWQIFGRADIGLLGSTLNAMGISYNYAANTMDAWVTVLVMDVWHWTSLVALLCYSGLRAIPDVYYQAARIDRASAWAVFRHIQLPKMKSVLLIAVMLRFMDSFMIYTEPFVLTGGGPGNATTFLSQTLTQMAVGQFDLGPAAAFSLVYFLIILLVSWLFYTAMTHSDANR is encoded by the coding sequence ATGAACAAGGTGCAGAACAACAAGGCCTGGTGGCTGGTGTTGCCGGTGTTCCTGCTGGTGGCGTTCAGTGCGGTGATCCCGATGATGACCGTGGTCAATTACTCGGTGCAGGATATTTTCGACCAGTCCAGCCGCTACTTCGTCGGGGCCGACTGGTACAAGCAGGTGCTGCTCGATCCGCGCCTGCACGACTCGTTGCTGCGCCAGTTCATCTACTCGGCCTGTGTGCTGCTGATTGAAATCCCGCTGGGCATCGCCATCGCCTTGACCATGCCGACCAAAGGACGCTGGTCATCACTGGTGCTGATTATCCTCGCCATTCCGCTGCTGATTCCATGGAACGTGGTCGGCACCATCTGGCAGATCTTTGGCCGTGCCGACATCGGCCTGCTGGGTTCGACCCTCAACGCCATGGGCATCAGCTACAACTATGCGGCTAACACCATGGACGCCTGGGTCACCGTGCTGGTGATGGACGTATGGCACTGGACCTCATTGGTGGCGCTGCTGTGCTACTCCGGCTTGCGCGCAATTCCCGATGTGTACTACCAGGCCGCACGGATTGATCGGGCCTCGGCCTGGGCGGTGTTCCGGCATATTCAATTGCCGAAGATGAAAAGCGTGTTGCTGATCGCGGTGATGCTGCGGTTCATGGACAGTTTCATGATCTACACCGAGCCCTTCGTCCTCACTGGCGGCGGGCCGGGGAACGCCACCACCTTCTTGAGTCAGACGCTCACCCAGATGGCCGTAGGCCAATTCGACCTGGGCCCGGCGGCGGCGTTTTCCCTGGTGTACTTCCTGATCATCCTGTTGGTGTCCTGGCTGTTCTACACCGCCATGACCCATTCCGACGCCAACCGCTGA
- a CDS encoding ABC transporter ATP-binding protein, with protein MAEIHLRNLAHSYSPTPKGPEDYAIREMNHVWEQGGAYALLGPSGCGKSTLLNIISGLLSPSEGQVLFDTQVVNDLTPEKRNIAQVFQFPVVYDTMTVFDNLAFPLRNQGMAEAKIHSKVQEIAEVLDLQTLLSKKARNLTADEKQKVSMGRGLVRDDVSAILFDEPLTVIDPHLKWKLRRKLKQIHEQFNITMVYVTHDQLEASTFADKIAVMHGGQIVQFGTPRELFERPSHTFVGYFIGSPGMNLIEVQARAGGVGFANTFLPLSQALQQRINATDYKKLQVGIRPEFIHVWDDHNPDALQADVTHVEDLGTYKIMTLNLDGATLKVRLAEDKPVPEGRASISFPAQWLMLYADDYLLEVAP; from the coding sequence ATGGCCGAGATCCATTTGCGTAACCTTGCCCATAGCTATAGCCCCACGCCAAAAGGGCCTGAGGACTACGCCATTCGGGAAATGAACCATGTGTGGGAGCAGGGCGGTGCGTACGCGTTGCTCGGGCCGTCGGGCTGCGGCAAATCCACGCTGCTCAATATCATCTCCGGCCTGCTCAGCCCCTCTGAGGGCCAGGTGCTGTTCGATACCCAGGTGGTCAACGACCTCACGCCGGAGAAACGCAACATTGCCCAGGTGTTCCAATTCCCGGTGGTGTACGACACCATGACAGTGTTCGATAACCTGGCCTTCCCGCTGCGAAACCAGGGCATGGCCGAGGCGAAAATTCACAGCAAGGTGCAGGAAATTGCCGAAGTGCTGGACCTGCAAACCCTGCTGAGCAAAAAGGCCCGCAACCTCACCGCCGACGAAAAACAGAAAGTCTCCATGGGCCGTGGTCTGGTGCGTGATGACGTGTCGGCGATCCTGTTCGACGAGCCGCTGACGGTGATCGACCCGCATCTGAAATGGAAACTGCGGCGCAAGCTCAAGCAGATCCATGAGCAGTTCAATATCACCATGGTCTACGTCACCCATGACCAACTGGAAGCCTCCACTTTCGCCGACAAGATCGCGGTGATGCACGGCGGGCAGATTGTGCAGTTCGGCACCCCGCGTGAATTGTTCGAGCGGCCGAGTCATACCTTTGTCGGCTATTTCATCGGCAGCCCAGGGATGAATCTGATCGAGGTGCAGGCCAGGGCGGGTGGTGTGGGGTTTGCCAATACCTTTCTGCCGCTGTCGCAGGCGTTGCAGCAACGCATCAATGCTACCGACTACAAAAAGCTCCAGGTCGGCATCCGCCCGGAATTTATCCATGTATGGGACGACCACAACCCTGACGCCCTGCAAGCCGACGTCACGCATGTGGAGGACTTGGGCACCTACAAGATCATGACCCTCAACCTCGACGGCGCCACGCTCAAAGTGCGCCTGGCCGAAGACAAACCGGTGCCGGAGGGCAGGGCGTCCATCAGCTTCCCCGCGCAATGGCTGATGCTTTACGCCGACGATTACCTGCTGGAGGTGGCGCCATGA
- a CDS encoding ABC transporter ATP-binding protein, with translation MSLTLEHVSRVVDGQTWIDDANLRFEAGSFNVLLGRTLSGKTSLMRLMAGLDKPGSGRILMNGVDVTQKPVRLRNVSMVYQQFINYPTMTVFENIASPLRQAGVSNELIQSKVLETARMLRIEKFLQRHPLELSGGQQQRTAMARALVKDAELILFDEPLVNLDYKLREELRQEMRELFKARHTIAIYATTEPNEALALGGTTTILHEGRVIQSGKAAEVYHQPQTVLAAELFSEPPINLMPGRISGNEVSFANFVHFPLNVDLRPIGEGEFRFGVRPSHISLVPSNDDDLELAVTVEVAEISGSETFLHVRSEHFLLVLHLPGVHEYDVDAPIRVYIPTHKLFVFDGQGRLVQAPGRRVARVA, from the coding sequence ATGTCATTGACCCTGGAACATGTCTCCCGCGTTGTCGACGGCCAAACCTGGATCGACGACGCCAACCTGCGTTTTGAAGCCGGCTCTTTCAACGTCTTGCTCGGTCGCACCCTGTCCGGCAAAACCAGTCTGATGCGCCTGATGGCCGGTCTGGACAAGCCCGGCAGCGGGCGCATCCTGATGAACGGCGTAGACGTTACGCAAAAGCCGGTACGCCTGCGCAATGTGTCGATGGTCTACCAGCAGTTCATCAACTATCCCACCATGACCGTATTCGAGAACATCGCCTCGCCGTTGCGCCAGGCCGGTGTGTCCAACGAGCTGATCCAGAGCAAGGTGCTGGAAACCGCCAGGATGCTGCGCATCGAGAAGTTCCTGCAACGCCACCCGCTGGAACTGTCCGGTGGCCAGCAGCAGCGCACCGCCATGGCCCGCGCCCTGGTCAAAGACGCCGAACTGATTCTGTTCGATGAGCCCCTGGTCAACCTGGACTACAAACTGCGCGAAGAGCTGCGTCAGGAAATGCGCGAACTGTTCAAGGCGCGCCACACCATCGCCATTTACGCCACCACCGAACCCAACGAGGCCCTGGCCCTGGGTGGCACCACCACCATTCTTCACGAAGGCCGGGTGATCCAGAGCGGCAAGGCCGCCGAGGTCTATCACCAGCCGCAAACCGTGCTGGCCGCCGAGCTGTTCTCCGAACCGCCGATCAACCTGATGCCAGGGCGCATCAGCGGCAACGAAGTGAGCTTCGCCAATTTCGTGCATTTCCCGCTCAACGTCGACCTGCGCCCCATCGGCGAGGGCGAGTTCCGTTTCGGCGTGCGTCCCAGCCATATCAGCCTGGTACCGAGCAATGACGATGACCTGGAGCTGGCGGTGACCGTGGAAGTCGCCGAGATCAGCGGCTCGGAAACCTTCCTGCATGTGCGCAGCGAGCACTTCCTGCTGGTGCTGCACCTGCCGGGGGTGCATGAGTACGATGTGGACGCGCCGATCCGCGTGTATATCCCCACCCATAAACTGTTTGTGTTCGATGGCCAGGGCCGTTTGGTCCAGGCCCCCGGGCGCCGTGTCGCGAGGGTTGCCTGA
- a CDS encoding sigma-54-dependent Fis family transcriptional regulator: MAEPLAHDTLIQESWRRCRAFGLDHQSTPSFDQLPAEGISQLLESQHSLVQTTHQEVLPYYENILSNSNCLIMLADNQGQVLTSWGTQRFIEPKLARGFSPGASWMERASGTNAIGTALACAQAVHIEHDEHFLKANRFMTGSAAPIFDAQREIIAVLDVSSDSYLPPSHTLGMVKMMSQTVENRLILNLFRGEHFQLTFNTGLSNLDSQWAGLLIFDESGQVLSANRRADNLLGISLSRVMIDSLFKVSLLELLNQPEGLPFALQAAGRNRFQCLLKRPRQMPVQARVFSQPPPAPTSINLKTLHFGDVRMEKAVRQAERLLEKDIPLLIHGETGVGKEVFVKALHQASSRSRQALIAVNCAAIPAELVESELFGYEKGAFTGANQKGSIGLIRKADKGTLFLDEIGDMPLPTQARLLRVLQERCVQPVGSSEVFPVDLRIISATNRALRELVQAGRFREDLYYRIGGLTLELPPLRERTDKQALFQQLWQQHREPNQWAGLSAEVLGLFEQHPWPGNLRQVSSVLQVALAMAEEQPIRAEHLPDDFFTDLKQTAPLPTCERLDENLDLNQRLQAVGGNISHLARELGVSRNTLYKRLRQHEG; this comes from the coding sequence ATGGCCGAACCACTGGCACACGACACCCTTATCCAGGAATCCTGGCGACGTTGCCGCGCCTTCGGCCTGGACCACCAGAGCACGCCAAGCTTTGACCAACTGCCCGCCGAAGGCATCAGTCAACTCCTGGAAAGCCAGCATTCACTGGTGCAGACCACGCACCAGGAAGTACTGCCCTACTATGAAAACATCCTCAGCAACTCCAACTGCCTGATCATGCTGGCTGACAATCAGGGCCAGGTGCTGACGTCGTGGGGCACCCAGCGGTTTATCGAACCCAAGCTGGCCCGTGGCTTCAGCCCCGGCGCCAGCTGGATGGAACGTGCCAGCGGCACCAATGCCATCGGCACCGCGCTGGCCTGCGCCCAGGCCGTGCATATCGAGCACGATGAGCACTTCCTCAAGGCCAACCGTTTCATGACCGGTTCGGCGGCGCCTATCTTCGACGCCCAGCGCGAAATCATCGCGGTGCTGGATGTATCCAGCGACAGCTACCTGCCGCCCTCCCATACCCTGGGCATGGTCAAAATGATGAGTCAGACCGTGGAAAACCGGCTGATCCTCAACCTGTTCCGTGGCGAACATTTCCAACTGACCTTCAACACCGGCTTGAGCAACCTCGACAGCCAGTGGGCCGGCCTGCTGATCTTTGATGAAAGCGGCCAGGTACTATCAGCCAATCGGCGTGCGGATAACCTGCTGGGCATCAGCCTGTCGCGGGTGATGATCGACAGTCTGTTCAAGGTGTCTTTACTGGAGTTGCTCAACCAGCCCGAAGGGTTGCCCTTTGCGTTGCAGGCGGCTGGGCGCAACCGCTTCCAGTGCCTGTTGAAGCGCCCCAGGCAAATGCCGGTGCAGGCCCGGGTGTTCAGCCAACCGCCGCCAGCGCCGACCTCGATCAACCTCAAGACCCTGCATTTTGGCGATGTGCGCATGGAGAAAGCGGTGCGCCAGGCCGAACGTCTGCTGGAAAAGGACATTCCATTGCTGATTCACGGCGAGACCGGGGTGGGCAAAGAGGTGTTCGTCAAAGCCCTGCATCAGGCCAGCTCGCGCAGCCGACAGGCATTGATCGCTGTGAACTGTGCGGCGATTCCGGCTGAGCTGGTGGAATCGGAACTGTTCGGCTACGAAAAAGGCGCCTTCACCGGCGCCAATCAGAAAGGCAGCATTGGCCTGATTCGCAAGGCGGACAAGGGCACGCTGTTTCTCGACGAGATCGGTGATATGCCGTTGCCGACCCAGGCCCGCCTGTTGCGGGTGTTGCAGGAGCGCTGTGTGCAACCGGTGGGCAGCAGTGAGGTGTTCCCGGTGGATTTGCGCATCATCTCGGCGACCAACCGCGCACTGCGCGAGTTGGTGCAGGCCGGGCGCTTTCGCGAGGATTTGTACTACCGCATCGGCGGCCTGACGCTGGAGTTGCCGCCATTGCGCGAGCGCACCGACAAGCAAGCGTTGTTCCAGCAACTGTGGCAGCAACATCGCGAGCCGAACCAGTGGGCCGGGCTGAGTGCCGAGGTGCTGGGGTTATTCGAGCAACATCCGTGGCCGGGCAACTTGCGTCAGGTGAGCAGCGTGTTGCAGGTGGCGCTGGCGATGGCCGAGGAGCAGCCGATCCGCGCAGAACATCTGCCCGATGATTTTTTTACCGATTTGAAGCAAACGGCGCCGCTGCCCACCTGCGAGCGCCTGGATGAAAACCTTGACCTCAACCAACGCCTGCAAGCCGTGGGCGGCAATATTTCCCACCTTGCGCGGGAGTTGGGAGTGAGCCGCAACACCCTGTACAAGCGCCTGCGCCAACACGAAGGTTGA
- a CDS encoding TonB-dependent receptor family protein produces the protein MLLRHPPFLFAALTLSSLVQAEGLQLAPVEVTTTEASAGEIAQAQLQRVPGGSNYIDMSSVQQGRVSSNEDVFKYQAGVYAKAANNEGVKLSIRGSGLNRSPGAHASGLYEMFDGLPLTGPGGTPYELKDPLWQSRVEVLRGANGFDQGALALGGSVNYVTHTGYDAPKLQVRYEVGSRGYAQREISSGQVLGDADYYISLTDSESDGYQHQSAGTGKGIAANFGYRFNPDLETRFYLRYRETTNDSPGKLTRYQISHDPRAANSLNAARDSKRLQPGSTWIANKTTLQLDDNARVEVGLAYHDYPMDLREGTNRLKVAYTDISGTLNYIRQDSLFGHASKTTVGLRTTQAMPNNGASEYVRIPAGNTAIYAPGTKTRDYSYLGSDTVLHVGNELELLEDLWLTTGLAAIYTRRETQVTYPDGQAPLSQHDWDYAPRIGLRYDFTPQLQVYANLSRSVEPPHAWSMIWGSNKYFGPGNGAATGLQREGVKLRNQTATTLEIGGRGEAWLGQWDLALYRSEVRHELLSVETQAQTANSSAIIAESNASPTVHQGVELSLLSPLWDGGRNGKLDLRQAYIFSDFHYRDDDRFGDNTLPGIPKHYYQAQVRYSHPTGFYTSLNTEHASRVAVDYANSYYAAAYTTLGATFGYDAPKQDWQAWVDLRNLTNRRYANTVTPGYDDKGVDAARSTPADGRGIYTGVSWSWR, from the coding sequence ATGCTGCTGCGCCACCCGCCCTTTCTTTTTGCCGCCCTGACTCTCAGCTCGCTGGTACAGGCCGAAGGCCTGCAACTGGCGCCAGTCGAAGTCACCACCACTGAAGCCAGTGCCGGCGAAATCGCCCAGGCACAGCTACAACGCGTGCCCGGCGGCAGCAATTACATCGATATGAGCAGCGTGCAACAGGGGCGGGTGAGCAGTAACGAAGATGTGTTCAAGTACCAGGCCGGGGTGTACGCCAAGGCGGCGAATAACGAAGGCGTGAAGCTGTCCATTCGCGGTTCTGGCCTGAATCGCAGCCCGGGTGCCCACGCGTCCGGCCTGTATGAAATGTTCGACGGTCTGCCGCTCACGGGCCCGGGCGGTACACCTTATGAGCTCAAGGACCCGTTGTGGCAAAGCCGCGTGGAAGTGCTGCGGGGCGCCAATGGCTTCGATCAGGGCGCGTTGGCCCTGGGTGGTTCGGTCAATTACGTGACCCACACCGGCTACGACGCGCCCAAGCTGCAAGTGCGCTATGAGGTCGGTAGCCGCGGCTATGCTCAGCGTGAGATCAGTTCCGGCCAGGTGCTGGGGGATGCCGATTACTACATCAGCCTCACCGATTCCGAGTCCGACGGCTACCAGCACCAGAGCGCCGGAACCGGCAAGGGCATCGCCGCCAACTTTGGCTACCGCTTCAACCCGGATCTGGAAACGCGCTTCTACCTGCGCTACCGCGAAACCACCAACGATTCCCCCGGCAAGCTCACGCGCTACCAGATCAGCCATGACCCGCGTGCCGCCAACAGCCTCAACGCCGCCCGCGATTCAAAACGCCTGCAACCGGGCTCTACCTGGATCGCCAACAAGACCACCTTGCAACTGGACGACAACGCCCGAGTGGAAGTCGGGCTGGCCTATCACGACTACCCGATGGATCTGCGCGAGGGCACCAACCGCCTCAAGGTCGCCTACACCGATATCAGCGGCACCCTGAACTACATCCGTCAGGACAGCCTGTTCGGCCATGCCAGCAAAACCACCGTCGGCCTGCGTACCACCCAGGCGATGCCCAATAATGGCGCGTCGGAATATGTACGCATCCCCGCAGGCAACACCGCAATCTACGCGCCCGGGACCAAAACCCGCGACTACAGCTACCTGGGCTCCGACACCGTGCTGCATGTAGGCAATGAGCTGGAACTGCTGGAGGATCTGTGGCTCACCACCGGCCTTGCCGCGATCTACACCCGCCGCGAAACCCAGGTGACTTACCCCGATGGCCAGGCGCCGCTCAGTCAACATGACTGGGACTACGCACCGCGCATCGGCCTGCGTTACGACTTCACCCCGCAATTGCAGGTATACGCCAACCTGAGCCGCTCGGTAGAGCCGCCGCACGCCTGGTCGATGATCTGGGGTTCCAACAAATACTTCGGTCCGGGCAACGGCGCGGCCACGGGGCTACAGCGCGAAGGTGTGAAGTTACGCAATCAGACCGCCACCACCCTGGAAATCGGCGGGCGCGGCGAAGCGTGGCTCGGCCAGTGGGACCTGGCCCTCTACCGCTCTGAAGTACGCCACGAACTGCTTTCCGTGGAAACCCAGGCCCAGACTGCCAACAGCAGCGCGATCATCGCCGAATCCAACGCCAGCCCCACCGTGCACCAGGGCGTGGAACTGAGCCTGCTCAGCCCGCTATGGGACGGCGGCCGCAACGGCAAGCTCGACCTGCGCCAGGCCTATATCTTCAGCGATTTCCACTACCGTGACGATGACCGTTTCGGCGACAACACTTTGCCCGGCATCCCCAAGCATTACTATCAGGCGCAGGTGCGCTACAGCCACCCGACGGGTTTCTACACCAGCCTCAACACCGAACATGCCTCGCGGGTAGCGGTGGACTACGCCAATTCCTACTACGCCGCGGCCTACACCACCCTCGGCGCCACGTTCGGCTATGACGCGCCCAAGCAAGACTGGCAAGCCTGGGTCGATCTGCGCAACCTGACCAACCGTCGCTATGCCAATACCGTTACGCCGGGGTACGACGACAAAGGCGTGGACGCAGCACGTTCTACCCCTGCCGATGGGCGTGGTATCTACACCGGCGTGTCGTGGAGCTGGCGTTAA
- a CDS encoding MFS transporter, which yields MANPYRELLTTPGVMGLVVASSIARLPQAMIGIGIITMLVQQTGLYWLAGSVAGTFTLANALIGPQISKLVDQRGQRRVLPYVTAFSIGMLLALILAVYMSAPASLLFVLAALAGTMPSMPAMIRARWTQLFRGKPQLHTAFSLDTVLTELAFIVGPPLAIGLSVSFFAEAGPLVAVLLLIVGVTAFLMQRQTEPKVVVGIRRNASSTLLIPGVRTIVLALLAMGVIGGSVDVAVVAFANAQGWPASASFILAAYALGSMIAGLTFGALRISLPIEKQFFIGVLITAVTSVLPILSPNVYILSAMLFVAGMSFAPTMVVVMNLGTIIVPPSRITEGLTWMTTGISIGVALGGVLAGLVIDIYGAQAGFGVAIVAGLLMVVVVLLGLRTLRTTPVVCTELNFQ from the coding sequence ATGGCGAATCCCTATCGCGAACTTTTGACTACCCCGGGCGTCATGGGATTAGTCGTAGCGAGCTCCATTGCCCGCCTGCCGCAGGCAATGATCGGCATCGGCATCATTACCATGCTGGTGCAGCAGACAGGGCTTTACTGGCTGGCGGGTTCGGTGGCCGGTACGTTCACTCTGGCGAATGCCCTGATTGGTCCGCAAATCTCGAAACTTGTGGATCAGCGCGGCCAACGTCGGGTTCTACCCTACGTGACGGCTTTCAGTATTGGTATGTTATTGGCGTTGATACTCGCCGTCTACATGAGTGCCCCAGCCTCACTGCTATTCGTTCTGGCAGCGTTGGCAGGCACGATGCCGAGCATGCCTGCGATGATCAGAGCCCGCTGGACACAGCTTTTCCGTGGCAAGCCGCAGTTACATACGGCCTTCTCTCTAGACACGGTTCTGACCGAACTTGCCTTTATCGTCGGCCCGCCCCTTGCCATTGGTTTGAGCGTGAGTTTTTTTGCCGAAGCCGGACCGCTTGTCGCGGTGCTGTTGCTGATCGTCGGCGTTACCGCTTTTCTCATGCAGCGCCAGACTGAACCGAAAGTAGTCGTGGGCATCAGGCGTAACGCAAGCTCGACTCTGCTTATCCCCGGCGTCCGCACCATTGTGCTGGCACTTTTGGCAATGGGTGTAATCGGCGGATCGGTCGACGTGGCGGTTGTTGCCTTCGCCAACGCGCAGGGCTGGCCTGCCTCCGCCAGCTTCATCCTGGCGGCCTATGCGCTTGGTTCAATGATCGCGGGCCTCACATTCGGTGCACTGAGAATCTCTTTGCCGATTGAAAAGCAATTTTTCATCGGAGTGTTGATAACGGCGGTCACTTCCGTGTTGCCTATTCTTTCACCGAACGTCTACATCCTTAGTGCAATGCTGTTTGTGGCCGGAATGTCCTTCGCGCCAACAATGGTAGTTGTCATGAATCTTGGTACGATCATTGTTCCACCATCCCGGATCACTGAGGGGCTTACATGGATGACTACAGGCATCAGTATCGGTGTCGCGCTCGGTGGCGTGTTGGCGGGGTTGGTAATTGACATCTATGGCGCACAGGCAGGATTTGGTGTGGCGATTGTCGCGGGCTTGCTCATGGTTGTGGTTGTGCTTTTGGGGCTGCGTACACTTCGCACTACGCCTGTGGTTTGCACAGAGTTGAACTTCCAGTGA